AACAGGCTTCGCGGCCATAGACAACCTGGTTAAGGGCGCAGCGGGCCAAGCTGTGCAGGCCTGGAACCTGGCTGTGGGTCTCCCCGAGGACACGGGGCTAAGGATACTCCCGCTCAAGCCGGCCTAGCGGCGCCTGAAGGCGAAAGGCGGAGAAGAGGGGGTGGGCCCAGGAGATGGTCACGATAGTGGTCAAGGCGGGTGGCCGCGCACTGATGAACAACCTGGAGAACATAGTCTCCTCCGTAGCGGCCGCCGCCCAGCAGGGCCACCGCCTGGTCTTCGTCCACGGCGGCGGCGACCTCGTAACCGAGTACGAGAAGCGGCTAGGGATAGAGCCCCGGTTCGTAGTCAGTCCCCAGGGCATCCGGAGCCGCTACACCACCGAGGAGGAGCTCGAGGTGTTCGTAATGGTGCTCGGCGGGCTCCTCAACAAGCGCATCTGCAGCCGCCTAGCAGCGCTCGGCGCGAAGCCGGTAGGCCTAACCGGCGTGGACGGGCTCGTACTCCGGGCTGAGAGGAAGAAGAGGATAGTGATACTCGACCCCGAGACCGGGAGGAAGCGCGTAGTACCGGGCGGCTATACCGGCAGGATAACCAGCGTCAACAAGGACTTCCTCTGGAGGTTCCTAAGCGACGGTTACACCCCGGTAATGGCGCCAATAGCCTACGACCCCGGCGAGGGCGTGCTCCTCAACGTCGACGGAGACCAGGCGGCAGCACGCGTAGCAGGCGCCCTCCCCGCAGACGCGCTCATAATACTCACCGATGTCGATGGCCTAATACTCGACGGGAAGGTCGTGGAGAGGCTCACCACGAGCGAGGCTGAGAAGCTCCTAGAGGAAGGCCGGATAGGCCCCGGGATGAACAGGAAGATACACGAGATAATCCGTGCAATAGACCAGGGCGTCAAGTACGCCGTGATAACGAATGCTGCCCAGCCCGACCCTGTGCAGAGAGGCCTAGAGGGCCACGGCACTGTGATAGAGCAGGGCTAGCAGCGGGGGACGTCTCTAGGAAGACGAGCGGGCTTGGGGTTCGGCTGTCCCTCGCCCACCTCATAGCCCCGCCCGGGGGCTCAGCGGCCCATCAGGGTGGCTGCAGCCGTCCACACCCCGGGTTACTATTGTAAATACCGTACCCCTTCCTCTTCATACCCGCGGGTTTTAGGCCTGCTGTGGAGCCCCCTGGGCGCGCATACTCCTCGTCGAGGAGAGTCTAAAACATTTAAAACAGGCGGGTTATTATCTCCTCCACTGTCTTCTCGGCCTTGTCCGAGAGCTTCTCCAGGTGCTGGGTTGTCGTGCGGAGCCTCTCTGCCAGCAGCAGCTCCAGGGCCTCGGCCTCGCTTAGCCCGCGGCTCTGGAGGTAGAAGAGCTGCTCGCTGGAGATGCGGTACTGTGCAGCATGGTGGCTAGCGTGCTCCACGTCCCCAGTGTCTATCTCCATGAGGGGCATAGTGTAGCCTCGGGCACGGTCACCCACTATTAGCACCTCGGCCTCGAAGCTAGCGCTGCTGCCGCGCGCAGTCTCGCGGATGCTAGCCACACCGCGTGCAGCCACTAGGCTCTCGTCTAGCGCGAACCCGTACACCCTTACGCTGCTCTTGCTCCTGGGGCCCTGGTGTGTCGTGTCCGCTATGATGTCCAGCCTCTGGCTCCCAGTCGCCACCCCGGCGCCCCGGTGCACTAGGCTAGCGTTACCGGCTAGCAGGGTCTCCTCCTCAACGCGGTGCATAGCCGAGCCAAGGGCTATTGTGGCTGAGCGAAGCCTGGCGCCCTCCAGGACTAGGCGGCGCCCGATGAGCGCGTGCGCAGCGCCCTCCGGGGCCCGGACTATGGTCAGCACTTCTAGGCTAGAGCCCTCGCCTACCAGCAGCTCCACGGCCGTGGAGCCCCCAGCTGACGGCCGTATGTCGAGTAGCAGCCCAGCCTCTACGCCTGGCCTGGCGACCACTACTAGGTGGCTGCTACCCCAGGCGCCGCGGGGCCCACAGACTGCTACACGGTAGGCCCCGGGCTCACGTATCTCGAGCACATAGGCTTCCTCCAGGAACGCGTAGTGGGCAGCGGTGAGCCGCGTCTCGTCAACCCGCAGCATTGAGGCAAAGAACCCGGCTAGCTCCCTGGGCGCCTCCTCCAGCCGGTACACCTGGAGCCCGCTGGCCGCGGGACCCCCGGTGCACGCGCCAACGGCTGCATCGTAGCCCTCTAGCCCCTTCTGCTCTGGCGCTCTGCCCCCGGCCTGCTGGAGAGCTGCTGCTAGCTGCTTCTCGAACAGCCTCCAGTCAGTGTAGTACTTCGTAGTAGGGGAGTCTGCTAGGTGCTGCCAGGGTAGCTTGTCGAGCAGCTCCCTGGCCCGGCGTCTAAGCTCCTCTAGGCTCTTCTCCACCTGCTCCTGCCTAGACATGGCGTCCCCACTCTCCGGCTCCTCCTGGATGCTTTAGCCTAGGGCGCCGTACTCACTGAACTCGAGCTCGATGACCTTGGAGAGTATGCCTAGAAGCTCCATGGGCAGCGCCTTTAACGCGTCCTGGATGAAGCCGAGCACTATCATCGCCTTCGCCTCGCCCTCGCTTAGGCCGCGGCTGTTCATGTAGAATAGCTGGTCCTCGCCTAGCCTGCCCACGCTAGCCTCGTGCGTCACCTCGGCAGTGGGCTCGTCGACCTCGTTCCTGGGGTAGGTGTATGCCTTGCTCCGCTCGTCCAGGACCAGGCTGTCGCACTGCACGTGGCTCACGCTACGGTAGGCGCCACGGTTCACGCGGACTAGGCCCCGGTAGACGGAGAGGCCGCCGTTGCTGGATATGCTCTTCGAGATTATCACGCTCCTCGTGTCTGGCGCCGCGTGTATCGCCTTACCACCCGTGTCCTTGATGTAGGGGCCGTTCGCTATGGTTACGGAGACGTTCCGCGTAGACGCGCCGCGGCCACGGAGTATGGTTGTCGGGTAGGTGTATGTTATCCTGCTCCCTATACTCCCCTCTAGCCACTCTACGTGCGCGCCCTCCTCGGCTATAGCGCGCTTGTTGTTGAAGTTTATGATGTTCCTGCTCCAGTTCTGCACCGTGTAGAAGTGCACCCGGGCGCCACGGTGCGCGTAGATCTCCACCATGCCGTCGTGGAAGCTGAACCCCTTGAGCATGGGGGCTGCGCAGCCCTCTATGAACTCTATGTAGCTGTTCTTCCCCGCCACGAGCAGTGTGTGCTCGAACTGGCCCTCCAGCTCGCTGCCTATGAAGAAGAACGCCTCCAGAGGCTGCGTGAGCCTAACGCCGGGCGGCACGTAGACGAAGGCGCCGCCGCTCCACAGCGCGTGGTGCAGCGCGGCGAACTTGTGGTCAGAGGCGGGGAAGACCCTGCCAAAGTACTGCTTAACCAGGTCAGGGTAGCGCTTCACAGCCTCCTCCATAGGTAGCAGTATCACACCCTTCTCCTGGAGCTCCTTCTTCACCAGGTTCAGCACAGCCTCGCTGTCGAAGACAGCAGTGAGCCCCGATAGTAGCCTCGCCTCAGCCTCCGGCAGCCCGAGCTTCGCGTAGTACTCCTTCATCCAGCCTGGGAGGTCCTCCCAGCTCTCCGCCTTTTCAGCCTTAGGCTTCACGTAGGCCGCTATCTCCTCCAGGTCTATCTCCTCGATACCGACGACCCAGCGGGGCATAGGCAGCTTGTAGAACAGCTCCAGGGCGCGGAGCCTTAGGCGGCGCATCCAGTCGGGCTCCTTCTTGACACGGGATATCTCCTCCACGAGGCTCCTCTCGATACGGCCCCTTATCTCTATCTCCTTCGGGTACGGCTTCTGGAAGCCCAGCAGCTCCTCGACACTATGGGCTCCCAGCACCTCCCTTAGAGGCGCGGGGCGTACACCAGCCATACCGTGTCACCTCTCTTGGCCGTTGCCTGTGTAGGCCCGGTAGCCCTCCTGCTCGATCCTCCTAGCTAGCTCTGGGCCGCCCTCGTCCACTACACGGCCGTTGACCAGCACCACTACGTGGCTCGGCTCGACGAACTGGAGTATCCTCGCGTAGTGGGTTATCACGAGGACGCCAGCGCCCTGCTCCACTAGCTCGCGGATAGCACCGGCAATGACGCGTACGCCGTCCACGTCGAGGCCGCTATCCGGCTCGTCGAGGACTACGTAGCGGGGGCGGAGCAGGAGGAGCTGGAGCATCTCAGCCCTCTTCCGCTCGCCGCCGCTGAAGCCTACGTTGACCTCCCTCTGCAGCATATCGGGGCGGAGCCCTAGCCGCTCGGCCAGCTCCCTAGCCTGCTTGAGCAGCTCGGGCCGCGGCATGCCTATGAGCCGCTCGTCGACGCCGAAGCGCCGGTTATACGCCGCTGCTATGAAGTTTATGAAGCGTACACCCGGCACCTCTACGGGGTTCTGGAAGCCGAGCATTAGCCCGCGGCGGGCCCTCTCGTGGGGAGGGAGCCCGGTGACGGGCTCGCCGTCTAGGAGCACCTCGCCGCTCTCGACACGGTAACGCGGGTGACCCATCAGGGTATAGGCTAGCGTAGTCTTACCGCTGCCGTTGGGCCCCATAAGCGCTACTATGCTGCCCGGGGGAACCTTGATATCTACTCCACGGAGTATAGTCTTGCCCTCGGGGCCTGCGACCAGGCCTCTAGCCTCTAGCGCCAAAACCCGGCACCCACCTTTATCACCTGTTAAAGAAGCGGGCTATAAGCATACCGGTATAGTCGGAGACCACGACGTGGAAAACCCAGCACAATGCTGTGCTACTTCTAGACTCGGAGGCACAACAGCTGCTAGTAGCCTACAGTACAGCCGCTGTAAGCAGCTTTAGGCCCCGCCCTTGAAGAAGCAGTGCGTCCAGTACAGTGGCTGAACAACGTCCATAAACTCGGCATGAGGTAAGATTACTATAATATACTATAATATACTATAGCTGCTATACGCGGTTTATCTATCATCCACTTGCTCGGCATAGCTATTAGCTACAAAGTCTAGTACTTCACATCTATAAACAGATATTCCGAAAAGACATCCGGGCAGCAGAGTTATATAGCAGAACCGTGGCCGCTACAGCACCCCTGAAGAGCAATGCAGCGCCAGCAGCCAGCTAGGCGCAGAGCAACCATACCGGGCCCAGCCACCAGCGGGAGCCAGAGCCCGCCACACACCCCAGGAGGGCACAGCCACCTGCTATTCTACGCGCTACTAGTCTTCACGATACTTCACATAGCAGACATGTACACCACGCTACTCTGCATAGAGAGCGGTGTAGGAGTAGAAGCCAACACAATAGCAGCACTCTTCGCCTCAAGCCCGCTAGGCCTACTACTCTTCACCATGCTGGGCCTAGCCGCGTTCACGGGCCTAACACTAGCAGCAATGCTCTACATGGAGAAGTACCAAAGCTTCCCCCTAGCCAGGCCCATAGGCTACGCCGTGGTATATGCGCACGTCCTAGGCAAGCTGGTCACAGTAGCCAACAACACCCTAGTCTACCTAGGCCACCCAGGGCTGAAAGCGCCACCACCCATCTCCTTCTTCCTAGTGACAACCACATAGCCCGGTAGCCCGGAGAAGGCCACCGGCACCTGCTAGGCCGTGTCTCAGCCTCACGCGTGGTACAGCCGCCAGCGCAGCAACCAGGGCCAGGAGCGCTAGCCAGCTTAGACCCGGAGCCCGCTGGCCCATGAATACAATAGGCCGGGCTCCCCGAGTCATTAGAGACCTCTACACCGTGTACGGGCAGGCCCAAATCTTCAACCCTAACAATGCCGGCCAGAGCAGTCGCGGCTCCAGCCCCTACGTCAACGGGCTCAACGACAGCCTTGGATACGTTTAGCTGGAAACCAGGCGCATCGGCAACCTCTACACCTATGCTCCGCCCGAGCATACTAGGCTCAAAGGTGCCGATGACCACGCAGCTCTCACTGTTCTCGCCCTCCGCGTGGCCGAGGAAGTAGAGGCTGCTGCTCGGCGGCACCCATACACCCTCAACCCTCAGGCTTGACGCGCCATACACAGTAGGCGCCCAGACACGCACCCCGGGTGCCGCGTCGAACACATCTCGATGCACGGCTACAACGGCTCCAGGGTTGCTCATGCAGTTAGCGTCAACGTAGAGGTATCCGTCTGCGTAGAAGAGGCCAGCGGCATAGATGTACAGCATGGTGGTGTCCTTGTCGCTGCAGACGCTATCGGCGCTGATCTCGACGGCGCCCCGGGGCGTCCAGCTGCCAGGCTCCAGGCGGAGCAGGTACAGGGTGGCGTTACGCCCGTAGCTGGTAGAGAAGGCTGGTGACACGGATAGGGCGAGGTAAATGTACTCACCGTCGCTGGCAATGTTGTGGACGAGGGCGGTGTTGTTGACTAGCACAAGCGTGCTGGCCAACGGTCTACCGGCCTTAGCAGCCTCTGCAGCGTCGTTTGCATCCATGGCTAGGATGCCGACTGGCGACAGCATGTAGAGCTTTCCGCCTATAAGCCGGAACCCTTGGAGCCATAGCCGCGTAGCGTTGTAGACTGCGAGCAGCCTCGCGCCGGGAGGCCTAGAGGGGGTCGAGCACTGCCAGGTAGCTGGCGAGCACCGGCCGCCCCACAGTAGCATCTGGTATTCGCGGGCATGCAGTAACCACCATAGCTGCATAGAGTAAGTCGCTATCATCGTCATATGCCAGGCCGTTAGCGGGGACGAAGACCCGGCAGCCGCCGACACCACGGAACGTGACATCACCCCCGCCACGGGGTCCAGGCCCTACTCGCCCCCAACGTCTACGAAGAATATGGACGGGTACTCCCCGCCCTCAACCACAACGTACAGTGACTCGCCGCTACCAGCCGCGGACCCTACTCTCGAGGCTTGTACGCCGGGCCAGTAGCGCAGCACAGCCTCTCCGTCGCCTTGCTCGTCTACGCATGCGAGGAGGAGAGACTGGCCATAGAGGCCAGAGACACAGACAACACCACCATCTAGAGCGGCGAAGCCGCTCGGCGCCGAGAACGTAGCGCCATCCACATGGACGCGGAGAAGCCATCCTTCCTGGCCGCTAGGCAGCTGGACCAGCGCCAGGAGCAGCACGGGGATAAGGAGCAGCATTACCGCAAAGACGAGTCTCCGGACTCGCACAGCTGGCATCCACCCTAGGGGGCTAGGCTAGGGCCCAGCCGGGCGCCGGGCCTCCAGGGGGCTCCTGCGGGAGCAGTAGGCGGTTGGGAGCAGCGTGGGCGTAGGGGTGTGGTGCGGGGGGTGGGATTTGAACCCACGCCGGCCTACGCCAGCGGGTCTTGAGCCCGCCCCCTTCGACCTGGCTCGGGCACCCCCGCTTCCAGCCGGGCTGGCGGCCGAAGGGGGCTGGAGCCGGAAAACCCGAGGGGTCCTGGCCGGCCCCGTGGCTTCTAGCCTAGCGGCCCCCGGGCTATAAGGCTTCAATGCAGCCCCATGGCTGTCTCTAGACGGGGTGGCCGAGGCTGCCTAGGCCCGAGGACCTCCTCCGGATGGCTGGCGTGGGCAGGTTCCAGGTCATGGCGCTGCTGCAGGCTGCCCGCTACTACCGGCTGAAGGGCAACCTGGAGAAGGCGAAGAGCTGGGGGCTCAACCGCGCAGTGTTCTACGCATGGGCTAAGCACTATGGGCCCCGTGGCTGGCGGCGGGCGGCTCGGCTCGACGAGCTGCTGCGCCGCACCGGCTCCACGGAGGCCGGGGCGGGCAGGCGGTGCCCCGAGGGCATGGTCGAGGAGCTGGGCGAGTGCGTTGCAGTGGGGAGGAGGGGTTGGTACGCGATGGGCGGGGAGGAGCAGACGCCTAGGGACTTCGACCGCGAGGTCGCGGCCCGGGTCTCTAGGGTGGTTCCCTGGGAGAAGGCCTGGAAGGCTGCGCTAGAGTACGTCTCGCTGTTCCCCGAGTGGGTGCTCCGCGACCCTCAGAGGTTCTACCGGCTGGTCTACGAGCCGGTGAGGGACACGTTCTTCATCTCGCTGCTCCGGGGCGAGAAGCCACGGCCGCCAAGGAGTATACTTGAGCGGCTTGAGAGCCTCGAGAAGATGGCCAGCAAGGCCGGGAGACAGGTAGGCCTAGACGCGTTCATCAAGAGGGAGGCCTCTCAGAGAGAGCAGAGCAGCGGGGACAGCGGAGACAGCTAAGGCGTGTATATGCCCTAGCGGAGCCAGGGCCGCGGCATCCTGGGCGGCGCCTCTGGGCTAGCCCAAGGAAACCCGGCAGCGGGCTACGGGGCAGCAGGGGTAACACCCACTGAGCCACCAGGCGGGGAATGCTGCGCGTAATCGCCGCCTGGCACTCCGAGCCCCCGGAGGGGCGTGTTACCGGGGTGTTAGCGGCCCAGAGGCCTTCTCGGCTCCCGGCGAGACAATAGTCTAC
The window above is part of the Pyrodictium abyssi genome. Proteins encoded here:
- a CDS encoding [LysW]-aminoadipate/[LysW]-glutamate kinase, which codes for MVTIVVKAGGRALMNNLENIVSSVAAAAQQGHRLVFVHGGGDLVTEYEKRLGIEPRFVVSPQGIRSRYTTEEELEVFVMVLGGLLNKRICSRLAALGAKPVGLTGVDGLVLRAERKKRIVILDPETGRKRVVPGGYTGRITSVNKDFLWRFLSDGYTPVMAPIAYDPGEGVLLNVDGDQAAARVAGALPADALIILTDVDGLILDGKVVERLTTSEAEKLLEEGRIGPGMNRKIHEIIRAIDQGVKYAVITNAAQPDPVQRGLEGHGTVIEQG
- a CDS encoding SufD family Fe-S cluster assembly protein; the protein is MSRQEQVEKSLEELRRRARELLDKLPWQHLADSPTTKYYTDWRLFEKQLAAALQQAGGRAPEQKGLEGYDAAVGACTGGPAASGLQVYRLEEAPRELAGFFASMLRVDETRLTAAHYAFLEEAYVLEIREPGAYRVAVCGPRGAWGSSHLVVVARPGVEAGLLLDIRPSAGGSTAVELLVGEGSSLEVLTIVRAPEGAAHALIGRRLVLEGARLRSATIALGSAMHRVEEETLLAGNASLVHRGAGVATGSQRLDIIADTTHQGPRSKSSVRVYGFALDESLVAARGVASIRETARGSSASFEAEVLIVGDRARGYTMPLMEIDTGDVEHASHHAAQYRISSEQLFYLQSRGLSEAEALELLLAERLRTTTQHLEKLSDKAEKTVEEIITRLF
- the sufB gene encoding Fe-S cluster assembly protein SufB, producing the protein MAGVRPAPLREVLGAHSVEELLGFQKPYPKEIEIRGRIERSLVEEISRVKKEPDWMRRLRLRALELFYKLPMPRWVVGIEEIDLEEIAAYVKPKAEKAESWEDLPGWMKEYYAKLGLPEAEARLLSGLTAVFDSEAVLNLVKKELQEKGVILLPMEEAVKRYPDLVKQYFGRVFPASDHKFAALHHALWSGGAFVYVPPGVRLTQPLEAFFFIGSELEGQFEHTLLVAGKNSYIEFIEGCAAPMLKGFSFHDGMVEIYAHRGARVHFYTVQNWSRNIINFNNKRAIAEEGAHVEWLEGSIGSRITYTYPTTILRGRGASTRNVSVTIANGPYIKDTGGKAIHAAPDTRSVIISKSISSNGGLSVYRGLVRVNRGAYRSVSHVQCDSLVLDERSKAYTYPRNEVDEPTAEVTHEASVGRLGEDQLFYMNSRGLSEGEAKAMIVLGFIQDALKALPMELLGILSKVIELEFSEYGALG
- the sufC gene encoding Fe-S cluster assembly ATPase SufC — translated: MALEARGLVAGPEGKTILRGVDIKVPPGSIVALMGPNGSGKTTLAYTLMGHPRYRVESGEVLLDGEPVTGLPPHERARRGLMLGFQNPVEVPGVRFINFIAAAYNRRFGVDERLIGMPRPELLKQARELAERLGLRPDMLQREVNVGFSGGERKRAEMLQLLLLRPRYVVLDEPDSGLDVDGVRVIAGAIRELVEQGAGVLVITHYARILQFVEPSHVVVLVNGRVVDEGGPELARRIEQEGYRAYTGNGQER
- a CDS encoding DUF5658 family protein is translated as MQRQQPARRRATIPGPATSGSQSPPHTPGGHSHLLFYALLVFTILHIADMYTTLLCIESGVGVEANTIAALFASSPLGLLLFTMLGLAAFTGLTLAAMLYMEKYQSFPLARPIGYAVVYAHVLGKLVTVANNTLVYLGHPGLKAPPPISFFLVTTT